Proteins from a genomic interval of Streptomyces sp. TLI_235:
- a CDS encoding 3-methyladenine DNA glycosylase/8-oxoguanine DNA glycosylase: protein MAVRAVDGAARSRTWRPPYPLDLAAVIAPLRRGAGDPTIRLEAGTVWRASRTPTGLGTLRIVARPADGTVAATAWGPGANWLLEQLPAMLGANDRPDDLVLPLGKLRDVQRRNPGLRLGATGLVMDSLVPSVLEQKVTVTEAHRAWRYLLHRHGTPAPGPGAELGLTVPPSAREWALVPSWSWHRAGVDSKRTETVLRAVRLAPRLEEASAMAGTEGANRLMHVPGIGPWTAAETLQRCNGDPDAVSVGDLHLPNTVVFALAGKPRGTDEEMLELLAPYAGHRHRVCRLIRALGVRAPRFGPRMTPNDHWRR, encoded by the coding sequence ATGGCGGTGAGAGCAGTGGACGGCGCAGCACGATCGCGCACCTGGCGCCCGCCATACCCGCTCGACCTAGCCGCCGTGATCGCACCGCTGCGCCGCGGCGCGGGGGATCCGACGATCCGCCTGGAGGCGGGCACCGTGTGGCGGGCCTCGCGCACCCCGACGGGGCTCGGGACGCTGCGCATCGTGGCCCGGCCGGCCGACGGCACGGTCGCCGCGACCGCCTGGGGTCCGGGCGCCAACTGGCTGCTGGAACAGCTGCCGGCGATGCTCGGCGCGAACGACCGGCCGGACGACCTGGTGCTGCCGCTCGGGAAGCTCCGGGACGTCCAGCGCCGCAACCCCGGCCTGCGGCTCGGCGCGACCGGCCTGGTCATGGACTCGCTCGTGCCGTCCGTCCTCGAGCAGAAGGTCACGGTGACCGAGGCACACAGGGCCTGGCGGTACCTGCTGCACCGTCACGGAACTCCGGCGCCGGGGCCCGGCGCGGAGCTCGGCCTGACTGTGCCGCCGTCGGCACGGGAGTGGGCGCTCGTGCCCTCGTGGTCCTGGCACCGCGCCGGGGTGGATTCGAAGCGCACCGAGACGGTGCTGCGCGCGGTGCGGCTCGCGCCCCGCTTGGAGGAAGCGTCCGCGATGGCTGGCACCGAGGGGGCGAACCGGCTGATGCACGTGCCCGGGATCGGGCCGTGGACCGCAGCCGAGACGCTGCAGCGCTGCAACGGCGACCCCGACGCGGTCTCGGTCGGCGACCTCCACCTGCCGAACACCGTCGTCTTCGCCCTCGCCGGGAAACCACGCGGCACTGACGAGGAGATGCTCGAACTCCTCGCCCCCTACGCCGGCCACCGCCACCGCGTCTGCCGCCTCATCCGGGCCCTCGGCGTCCGCGCACCGCGGTTCGGGCCTCGGATGACGCCCAACGACCACTGGCGGCGATAA
- a CDS encoding ATP-dependent DNA ligase, with protein sequence MPRTRQTVVLRPPIPVMQPVLARTLPPEDGLPGGVQYTPKWDGYRVLACVQEDHAPLLLSRRGTVLNSRYPSVLPAIADLPVGLVLDAELCAWTPRPGGGPGRLGFHALARTAGARAEAGTQLVIVAFDVLAVPGRDVRSAPLRERWDLLSLIMIGARPQIQQSMETRSLAEAQQWYRDLEPLGIEGVCAKGLDTVYTTSGGNAPGRWIKVRHAETIDCLVAGVTGSLARPEAVLVQLPDGRQEVTSPRLTTAQAHQVAGAVAGRLRPATAGRARVHWIAEPLPVAEVRIGTGRHGGVRFVRLRPEE encoded by the coding sequence GTGCCCCGTACACGACAGACCGTGGTGCTGCGCCCGCCCATCCCGGTGATGCAGCCGGTCCTCGCCCGCACCCTGCCTCCGGAGGACGGCCTGCCCGGCGGGGTCCAGTACACGCCCAAGTGGGACGGCTACCGGGTGCTCGCCTGCGTGCAGGAGGACCACGCGCCGCTGCTCCTGTCCCGCCGCGGCACCGTCCTCAACAGCCGGTATCCGTCGGTGCTGCCGGCGATCGCCGACCTGCCGGTCGGCCTCGTCCTCGACGCCGAGCTGTGCGCGTGGACGCCGCGGCCCGGCGGCGGCCCGGGCCGGCTCGGCTTCCACGCCCTGGCCCGGACCGCGGGCGCCCGCGCCGAGGCTGGTACCCAGCTCGTGATCGTCGCGTTCGACGTCCTCGCCGTACCCGGGCGCGACGTCAGATCGGCCCCGCTCCGGGAGAGATGGGACCTGCTCTCGCTGATCATGATCGGCGCCCGCCCCCAGATCCAGCAGTCCATGGAGACCCGCTCGCTGGCCGAGGCGCAGCAGTGGTACCGCGACCTGGAGCCGCTCGGCATCGAGGGGGTGTGCGCGAAAGGCCTCGACACGGTGTACACCACCTCGGGCGGGAACGCCCCCGGCCGGTGGATCAAGGTCCGGCACGCGGAGACGATCGATTGCCTCGTCGCGGGTGTCACCGGTTCGCTGGCCCGTCCGGAAGCTGTCCTCGTGCAGCTCCCGGACGGTCGGCAGGAGGTCACCTCGCCGCGGCTCACCACCGCGCAGGCCCACCAGGTCGCCGGCGCGGTGGCTGGTCGGCTGCGCCCCGCGACCGCCGGGCGGGCCCGGGTCCACTGGATCGCGGAGCCGCTGCCGGTCGCGGAGGTCCGCATCGGAACCGGTCGGCACGGTGGTGTGCGGTTCGTACGGCTCCGGCCGGAGGAGTAG
- a CDS encoding IS605 OrfB family transposase has protein sequence MDMNADHLAAWRLDSHGNPTGRPCRFDYDLSGTATHRDAQLRHALTRLLHRATATGVRAIAVEDLDFTDSKTREKHGRKRRFWQLISGIPTGKLKARLLSMATEAGISVIAVDPAYTSLWGGQHWQKPLTTTRRPVTRHQAAGVAIGRRALGHPVRRRTAPPRQHQSDAGGG, from the coding sequence GTGGACATGAACGCCGACCACCTCGCCGCGTGGCGGCTGGACAGCCACGGCAACCCCACCGGCCGGCCGTGCCGCTTCGACTACGACCTCAGCGGCACCGCGACCCACCGGGACGCACAGCTCCGCCACGCCCTCACCCGCCTCCTGCACCGGGCTACGGCGACCGGCGTCCGCGCGATAGCCGTCGAGGACCTCGACTTCACCGACTCCAAGACCCGCGAGAAGCACGGCCGCAAGCGCCGCTTCTGGCAGCTGATCTCCGGTATCCCCACCGGCAAACTCAAGGCCCGGCTCCTGTCGATGGCCACCGAAGCCGGAATCAGCGTCATCGCCGTGGACCCCGCCTACACCAGCCTGTGGGGCGGCCAGCACTGGCAGAAGCCCCTCACCACAACCAGACGCCCCGTCACCCGCCATCAGGCTGCCGGCGTGGCGATCGGACGACGCGCCCTCGGACACCCCGTCCGGCGACGGACGGCACCGCCCCGCCAGCACCAGAGCGATGCCGGCGGGGGATGA